A single region of the Gemella sp. zg-570 genome encodes:
- the pepT gene encoding peptidase T, with translation MKYETMLNRFLNYVKFETRSDAKNFTIPSTPQQKDFLKMLQKELEELGLADIYLNDKNCFLTATLPANTNKPYDKIGFIAHVDTADFNAVGIKPNVIENYDGQDIILNKEENIIMSVKDFPNLLNYVGQTLITTDGTTLLGADDKAGLVEIVEAIKYLVEHPEIEHGDIRIAFGPDEEIGRGADNFDAKHFATDYAYTMDGSVLGELQFESFNAAQITYKIKGVSVHPGTAKDKMKNANTIAVELAAMFPEKEVPEHTSGYEGFYLLHNMEARIEEASLTYIIRDFNKENFNKRKEFCKEVAKKINEKYDDVVEYDLFDQYYNMGDIIKSDKRSVNKAELAMRNLDITPIIIPIRGGTDGSKISYMGIPTPNIFVGGENFHGQYEFSCLEHMKKSSDVIVEIAKLAKK, from the coding sequence ATGAAATATGAAACTATGTTAAATAGATTTTTAAATTATGTGAAATTTGAAACTAGGTCTGATGCTAAAAACTTCACAATACCATCTACACCACAACAAAAAGATTTTTTAAAAATGCTTCAAAAAGAATTAGAAGAACTAGGTTTAGCAGACATATATTTAAACGATAAAAATTGTTTTTTAACTGCGACGCTACCAGCTAATACAAATAAACCTTACGACAAAATAGGATTTATTGCTCATGTTGACACTGCCGATTTTAATGCTGTCGGAATTAAACCAAACGTTATAGAAAATTATGATGGACAAGATATTATATTAAATAAAGAAGAAAATATCATTATGTCAGTAAAAGATTTTCCGAATTTATTAAATTATGTTGGACAAACCTTGATTACAACAGACGGAACAACGCTTTTAGGAGCAGATGACAAGGCAGGTCTTGTTGAAATAGTAGAAGCTATTAAATATTTAGTAGAACACCCAGAAATAGAACATGGCGATATAAGAATAGCATTTGGTCCTGATGAAGAAATAGGTAGGGGGGCTGATAATTTTGATGCAAAACACTTTGCAACTGACTATGCATACACTATGGACGGTAGTGTTTTGGGAGAATTACAGTTTGAAAGTTTTAATGCTGCTCAAATAACTTATAAAATAAAAGGTGTAAGTGTTCATCCTGGAACAGCAAAAGATAAAATGAAAAATGCTAATACAATAGCAGTTGAGTTAGCAGCAATGTTCCCAGAAAAAGAAGTCCCAGAACATACTTCAGGTTATGAAGGTTTTTATTTATTACACAACATGGAAGCAAGAATCGAAGAAGCTAGTTTAACTTATATAATCAGAGATTTTAACAAAGAAAATTTCAATAAGAGAAAAGAGTTTTGTAAAGAAGTTGCTAAAAAAATTAATGAAAAATATGACGATGTAGTAGAGTACGACCTTTTTGACCAGTATTACAATATGGGAGATATAATAAAAAGTGATAAACGTTCAGTAAATAAAGCTGAACTAGCAATGAGAAATTTAGATATTACTCCGATAATTATACCAATTCGTGGGGGAACAGACGGTTCTAAAATATCATATATGGGTATTCCAACTCCTAATATTTTTGTTGGAGGAGAAAATTTCCATGGACAATATGAATTTTCTTGTTTAGAACATATGAAAAAATCTTCTGATGTAATAGTGGAGATAGCAAAATTAGCAAAAAAGTAA
- a CDS encoding acyl-CoA thioesterase has product MKISDTRIISNYTVYKKHLNRHNTLFGGQILFWLDEVMGMTIRKYSKTLFVTASIDTYQFIEPVQDNELLKIESYVTRVGNKSVEVFGEVTAYNTEERKNRLVGISFATFSIRKDIKEFSKLEDVEYETKLEKFVCETYNDRKENKVSIREFTKNYIEKFNEYYRG; this is encoded by the coding sequence ATGAAAATAAGTGATACAAGAATAATAAGTAATTATACAGTTTATAAAAAACATTTGAATAGGCATAACACTTTATTCGGAGGTCAAATTCTTTTTTGGTTAGATGAAGTTATGGGTATGACTATAAGAAAATATTCTAAAACATTATTTGTAACAGCAAGTATAGATACTTATCAATTTATAGAACCTGTACAAGATAATGAATTATTAAAAATAGAATCTTATGTAACAAGAGTAGGTAACAAAAGTGTTGAAGTTTTTGGAGAAGTAACAGCCTATAACACAGAAGAAAGAAAAAATAGATTGGTAGGAATTTCTTTTGCAACTTTTTCTATAAGAAAAGATATTAAAGAATTTTCTAAACTAGAAGATGTAGAATATGAAACGAAACTTGAAAAATTTGTTTGTGAAACTTATAATGATAGAAAAGAAAATAAAGTTTCTATAAGAGAATTTACTAAAAACTATATAGAAAAATTCAATGAATATTACAGAGGATAA
- a CDS encoding phospho-sugar mutase: MFNKLFEQWINSDALTNEEKKQLLSISDNETEKEDRFYKELEFGTAGLRGKVGMGTNRMNRFVIARATKATAKTIINSGLQEKGIVIAHDCRLFSKEFAKLSALVMASNGIKSYLFEDLRPTPELSYAIRYLKTASGINITASHNPKEYNGYKVYWEEGSQIKSNISDKVLEYINEMDIFEEYVNISEEEAIKQGLLVYVGEEIDEEFYKEVLSQSINDDNVDKNISVVYTPLNGAGYKAVTTVLERRNFKNVHVVEEQKKADGTFPTIEYPNPEDLTAFEYSEKLAKKVNADILIATDPDCDRLAVEVLHNGEIVALNGNQTGAILVQYVVENLHKKDKLPKNPVIVKSIVTSKMIEQLCKEYGIEVVDVLTGFKNIAALPNKFDITKEKNYVMGYEESIGYNVGTFVRDKDGVTIAMMLVEAAAYYKLQGKTLIDVIEEFYEKYGYYLDKTISVTLEGVAGAKRISRMMTEIRNIYAREISGANIVSVTDYLEEKEYNIASGKEISIDIEKTNAVKFYYSDETWYTLRPSGTEPKIKLYIYTKGNDKKSAESKISLVEKTVLDLLYSIE; encoded by the coding sequence ATGTTTAATAAATTATTTGAACAGTGGATAAATAGTGATGCACTAACAAATGAAGAAAAAAAACAATTACTATCTATTTCTGATAATGAAACTGAAAAAGAAGATAGATTTTATAAAGAGTTAGAGTTTGGCACTGCTGGTTTGCGTGGTAAAGTAGGCATGGGAACAAATAGAATGAATAGATTTGTAATTGCTAGAGCAACAAAAGCAACGGCAAAAACTATAATTAACAGTGGCTTACAAGAAAAAGGAATAGTTATAGCCCATGATTGTAGGTTATTTTCTAAAGAATTTGCCAAATTATCAGCCTTAGTAATGGCAAGTAATGGAATTAAATCCTATCTTTTTGAAGATTTAAGACCGACCCCAGAATTATCTTATGCAATTCGTTATTTAAAAACTGCTAGTGGAATAAATATAACAGCCAGCCATAATCCTAAAGAATATAATGGCTATAAAGTTTATTGGGAAGAAGGTTCTCAAATAAAATCAAATATAAGCGATAAAGTATTAGAATATATCAATGAAATGGATATATTTGAAGAATATGTAAATATTTCTGAAGAAGAAGCTATAAAACAAGGATTGTTAGTTTATGTTGGAGAAGAAATAGACGAAGAGTTCTATAAAGAAGTTTTATCCCAATCTATTAATGACGATAATGTTGATAAAAATATTAGTGTAGTCTACACGCCATTAAATGGAGCAGGATATAAGGCAGTAACTACAGTTTTAGAAAGAAGAAATTTTAAAAATGTTCATGTTGTAGAAGAACAAAAAAAAGCTGATGGGACATTTCCAACAATAGAATATCCTAACCCTGAAGATTTAACAGCATTTGAATATAGTGAAAAATTAGCTAAAAAAGTTAATGCTGATATTCTTATTGCTACTGACCCAGACTGCGATAGACTTGCAGTAGAAGTATTACATAATGGAGAAATAGTTGCTCTTAATGGAAATCAAACTGGAGCAATTTTAGTTCAATATGTAGTTGAAAATTTACATAAAAAAGACAAACTACCAAAAAATCCTGTAATTGTAAAATCAATAGTTACTTCTAAGATGATAGAACAACTTTGTAAAGAATACGGAATAGAAGTTGTAGATGTTTTAACAGGTTTTAAAAATATAGCCGCCCTACCTAATAAGTTTGATATAACAAAAGAAAAAAATTATGTCATGGGTTATGAAGAAAGTATAGGTTATAATGTAGGAACTTTTGTTCGTGATAAAGATGGTGTTACCATAGCAATGATGCTTGTAGAAGCAGCAGCATACTACAAATTACAAGGGAAAACATTAATTGATGTAATTGAAGAATTTTATGAAAAATATGGATACTATTTAGATAAAACAATATCAGTTACTTTAGAAGGTGTAGCTGGTGCTAAAAGAATAAGTCGTATGATGACCGAAATAAGAAATATTTATGCTCGTGAAATTTCTGGAGCTAATATAGTTTCTGTAACAGATTACTTAGAAGAAAAAGAATATAACATTGCAAGTGGAAAAGAAATATCAATAGATATTGAAAAAACTAATGCTGTGAAATTTTATTACTCTGATGAAACTTGGTATACCCTGAGACCAAGTGGAACAGAACCAAAAATAAAATTATATATATATACAAAAGGAAACGACAAAAAATCTGCTGAAAGTAAAATATCTTTAGTAGAAAAAACAGTTCTTGATTTATTATATTCAATAGAGTAA
- the deoD gene encoding purine-nucleoside phosphorylase, giving the protein MKNLQTPHIKPNGVEIAETILLPGDPLRAKFIAEKFLEEPVCFNEVRGMLGYTGKYKGKKISVMGTGMGPGSIGIYSYELIHFFGVKNLIRIGTCGSLQENVKIYDIILGMASSTTTNFTDQYRLPGQLSLHSSFDLLSKAHNIAKEKDVNVHVGNILSSDVFYNADPDAMKNWMKMGLLGVEMESTALYATAMAAGVNALTILTVSDSLVTGEETTPEERQTAFTKMMEIALELA; this is encoded by the coding sequence ATGAAAAATTTACAAACACCTCACATTAAACCAAATGGTGTAGAGATTGCAGAAACTATACTATTACCTGGCGACCCACTTAGAGCAAAATTTATAGCTGAAAAATTTTTAGAAGAGCCTGTTTGCTTTAATGAAGTGAGAGGTATGCTTGGATATACAGGAAAATACAAAGGCAAAAAAATATCTGTAATGGGAACAGGAATGGGACCAGGAAGTATAGGTATTTACTCTTACGAATTAATTCACTTTTTTGGAGTTAAAAATTTAATTAGAATAGGAACTTGTGGTTCTCTTCAAGAGAATGTAAAAATATATGATATTATTTTAGGTATGGCATCATCAACAACAACTAACTTTACAGATCAATATAGATTGCCTGGTCAATTAAGTTTACACTCATCATTTGATTTGTTATCTAAAGCACATAATATTGCTAAAGAAAAAGATGTAAATGTTCATGTAGGAAATATTTTATCTAGCGATGTATTTTACAATGCAGACCCAGACGCTATGAAAAATTGGATGAAGATGGGGCTTCTTGGTGTTGAAATGGAAAGTACAGCCCTATATGCAACAGCTATGGCCGCTGGAGTTAATGCTTTAACTATTTTGACAGTTAGTGATTCTTTAGTTACTGGAGAAGAAACTACACCAGAAGAACGTCAAACTGCTTTTACTAAAATGATGGAAATAGCTTTAGAGTTAGCATAA
- a CDS encoding acyltransferase family protein, producing the protein MKKHRYLPSIDSLRALAVISVIIYHMMPNHLPGGFLGVDLFFVLSGYLISSLIMQEYSETGKISLSKFYIRRARRLLPAVYLMISIILIIMVLFNKYILEKSYLDAIFGYIYSSNWWYMFHKLDYFDSFYSISPYKHLWSLAIEEQFYMIFPLIFIILQKISSKFKNKNIFFYSIIFMSLLSLINHIILFDIDNINRVYYGTDTRAFGLLVGVLGAIYFPLSKLTEKVTLQENKNYTLISLVSILIFIISMFYVSEYSKFLYYGGFFLFSCLFLIILISTGHQNTYISKIMSFKPLVYIGRFSYSLYLWHFPIIILTRPASESGNPNLFFNLARLVLIFLVSWISYKFLETPIRYFGFANYLKNIFKKISNLSKNIKISSLLTSSLIIILLVMGLFGKAFPYISTKFANDNSVELSSSFVTNNAENNNYNKDNNKKEDKSNDANSEETLYNKILLIGDSLAVNIGEEMTTRYPEIVIDGRISRQGAEAVEVAKKYENYNDKNAAVIFILGTNGTITEKHIESLIKTFEKSDVYFVNINVPRAWEEGNNKLLEESKTKYENFNLIDWNKKSKNHPEYFRPDNVHLREEGVTAMADLISKNLKYQVKTTPTQ; encoded by the coding sequence ATGAAAAAACATAGATATTTACCAAGTATAGATTCCTTGAGAGCCTTGGCAGTAATTTCGGTAATAATTTATCACATGATGCCTAATCATTTGCCAGGTGGTTTTTTAGGAGTAGACTTGTTTTTTGTACTATCTGGATATTTAATTAGTTCGTTAATTATGCAAGAGTATTCAGAAACAGGAAAAATATCACTTTCAAAATTTTATATAAGAAGAGCAAGAAGACTATTACCTGCTGTATATTTAATGATAAGTATAATATTAATTATTATGGTTTTGTTCAATAAATATATTCTGGAAAAAAGTTATCTCGATGCAATATTCGGTTATATTTATTCTAGTAATTGGTGGTATATGTTTCATAAATTAGATTATTTTGATTCTTTTTATTCTATAAGTCCATATAAACATTTATGGTCTTTAGCAATAGAAGAACAATTTTATATGATATTTCCTTTAATATTTATTATATTGCAAAAAATATCAAGTAAATTTAAAAACAAGAATATATTTTTTTATTCAATAATTTTTATGAGCTTATTGTCATTAATTAATCATATAATTTTATTTGATATAGACAATATAAATCGTGTTTATTATGGTACTGATACTAGAGCTTTTGGGCTTTTAGTGGGAGTTTTAGGAGCAATTTATTTTCCACTTTCAAAATTAACAGAAAAAGTAACTTTACAAGAAAATAAAAATTACACATTAATTTCGCTAGTTTCCATTTTAATTTTTATAATATCAATGTTTTATGTATCAGAATACAGTAAATTTTTATATTACGGTGGATTTTTCTTATTTTCTTGCTTGTTTTTGATTATTTTAATAAGCACAGGACATCAAAATACCTATATTTCAAAAATAATGTCATTTAAACCCTTAGTATATATTGGAAGATTTTCTTATAGTTTATACTTGTGGCATTTTCCAATAATTATCTTGACAAGACCTGCTTCCGAATCTGGAAATCCAAATTTATTTTTTAATTTAGCTAGATTAGTATTGATATTTCTAGTATCTTGGATAAGTTATAAATTTTTAGAAACACCGATAAGATATTTTGGATTTGCCAATTATTTAAAAAATATATTCAAAAAAATTTCCAACTTGTCAAAAAATATAAAAATATCTTCTTTATTAACAAGTTCATTAATAATTATCTTACTAGTTATGGGCTTGTTCGGTAAGGCATTTCCTTATATTTCTACAAAATTTGCAAATGATAATAGTGTAGAATTATCTAGTTCATTTGTTACAAACAATGCAGAAAATAATAACTACAATAAAGATAATAATAAAAAAGAAGATAAATCTAATGATGCTAATTCTGAAGAAACATTATACAATAAAATCTTATTAATAGGTGACTCTCTTGCTGTTAATATTGGGGAAGAGATGACAACAAGATATCCAGAAATAGTTATAGACGGTAGAATAAGTAGACAAGGTGCAGAGGCTGTTGAAGTAGCAAAAAAATATGAAAATTATAATGATAAGAATGCAGCTGTAATATTCATATTAGGTACTAATGGAACTATAACAGAGAAACATATTGAAAGTTTAATTAAAACTTTTGAAAAATCTGATGTTTATTTTGTAAATATAAATGTTCCTAGAGCTTGGGAAGAAGGAAATAATAAACTTTTAGAAGAATCTAAAACAAAATATGAAAATTTTAATTTAATAGATTGGAATAAAAAATCAAAAAATCATCCTGAATATTTTAGACCTGATAATGTTCATCTTAGAGAAGAAGGTGTTACTGCTATGGCAGATTTAATTTCAAAAAATTTAAAATATCAAGTAAAGACAACGCCAACTCAATAA
- a CDS encoding Tex family protein has protein sequence MQESIIKNLAAKLKVDKKYVINVLDMLEAGNTIAFIARYRKEMTNSLDEVAIKQIQDEYNYLQTLENRKKEVIRLIEEKGLLTEELEKTINLQEKLQRVEDLYRPFKEKKRTKARIAKEKGLEELAKFILTLPKTKIVLNKEASKYINEEKEVYNEEEAINYALDIIAENISDNAKYREYILENTRKFGKLITKVKKNSEEKDENKVYINYYDYTEPVSKIVSHRILAVNRAEKEDIIKVSIDNDKEILCTYILRDIIKNKDTEIKEILLTCIEDSYKRLIFPSIERELRSDLTKKAEEEAVIIFSENLKQLLLQVPLKDKRVLGIDPAFRTGCKIAAVDEYGNFISKNVIYPHKPANLEKQKEAEKILIDIITKNKINLIAIGNGTASRETETFVYNTLRDNKLKIEFCIVNEAGASVYSASEIARDEFPDFNVEERSAVSIARRIQDPLSELVKIDPKSIGVGQYQHDINQKYLGKELDFVVETVVNNIGVDVNTASVPLLSYVSGINRQIAKNIVKYRKENGKITSIKEISKVSRLGEKTYEQCVGFFRIVDGDNILDSTGIHPESYHIAEKIINSYGIELKNIGTKELSQKLDNLDLNKVSLELGCGYETLFDIVKELKQPMRDIRDAFEKTLLKSDILTIEDLKIGDKLSGTIRNITQFGAFVDIGLKQDAMVHISKISKSFVKNPLEVLNVGKIVEVYVIDIDKERGRVSLSMIKD, from the coding sequence ATGCAAGAAAGCATAATAAAAAATTTAGCTGCTAAATTAAAAGTTGATAAAAAATATGTTATTAATGTTCTTGATATGTTAGAAGCAGGTAATACTATTGCTTTTATAGCTAGATACAGAAAAGAAATGACAAATTCTTTAGATGAAGTAGCAATAAAGCAAATACAAGATGAATATAATTATTTACAAACGCTAGAAAACAGAAAAAAAGAAGTTATTAGATTGATAGAAGAAAAAGGTTTATTGACAGAAGAGTTAGAAAAGACAATTAATCTTCAAGAAAAATTACAACGTGTAGAAGATTTGTATAGACCTTTCAAAGAAAAAAAGAGAACAAAAGCAAGGATAGCAAAAGAAAAAGGACTAGAAGAGTTAGCTAAATTTATACTAACATTACCAAAAACTAAAATAGTATTGAATAAAGAAGCTAGTAAATATATTAATGAAGAAAAAGAAGTTTATAATGAAGAGGAAGCAATAAATTACGCTTTAGATATTATAGCTGAAAATATTTCTGATAATGCGAAATATAGGGAATATATCTTAGAAAACACTCGTAAATTCGGAAAATTAATAACTAAAGTCAAAAAAAATTCTGAAGAAAAAGATGAAAATAAAGTTTATATAAATTATTATGATTATACTGAACCAGTTTCAAAAATAGTTTCTCACAGAATATTAGCAGTAAATAGGGCAGAAAAAGAAGATATAATAAAAGTAAGTATAGATAATGACAAAGAAATATTATGTACTTATATTTTAAGAGATATTATAAAAAATAAAGATACAGAAATTAAGGAAATTTTATTAACTTGTATAGAAGATTCTTATAAACGTCTAATATTTCCATCAATCGAAAGAGAACTTAGAAGTGATTTGACGAAAAAAGCTGAAGAAGAAGCAGTAATAATTTTTTCCGAAAATTTAAAACAACTTTTATTACAAGTGCCATTAAAAGATAAAAGAGTTTTAGGTATTGACCCTGCTTTTAGAACAGGTTGTAAAATAGCTGCGGTTGATGAATATGGAAATTTTATTAGTAAAAATGTGATATATCCTCACAAACCAGCAAATTTAGAAAAACAAAAAGAAGCTGAAAAAATATTAATTGATATAATTACTAAAAATAAAATAAATTTAATTGCCATAGGTAATGGAACAGCATCAAGAGAAACTGAAACTTTTGTTTATAATACTTTGAGAGATAACAAATTAAAAATAGAATTTTGTATAGTTAATGAAGCTGGAGCTAGTGTATATTCTGCAAGTGAAATTGCTAGAGATGAATTTCCAGATTTTAATGTTGAAGAAAGAAGTGCAGTATCAATAGCAAGAAGAATACAAGACCCCTTAAGTGAGTTAGTAAAAATAGACCCTAAATCAATAGGAGTTGGTCAGTATCAACATGATATTAATCAAAAATATTTGGGAAAAGAATTAGATTTTGTTGTAGAAACTGTGGTTAATAATATTGGAGTAGATGTAAACACAGCTTCTGTTCCTCTTTTATCTTATGTGTCTGGAATAAATAGACAGATAGCTAAAAATATTGTAAAATATCGAAAAGAAAATGGGAAAATTACTTCTATAAAAGAAATTTCTAAAGTTTCAAGACTAGGTGAAAAAACTTACGAACAATGTGTAGGATTTTTTAGAATAGTTGATGGTGATAATATTTTAGATTCTACTGGTATTCACCCTGAAAGTTACCACATTGCAGAAAAAATAATAAATAGTTATGGAATTGAATTAAAAAATATTGGAACTAAAGAATTAAGTCAAAAATTAGATAACTTAGATTTGAATAAGGTATCCTTAGAATTAGGTTGTGGTTATGAAACTTTGTTTGATATAGTTAAAGAATTAAAACAACCGATGAGAGATATTCGTGATGCTTTTGAAAAAACATTATTAAAATCAGATATTTTAACTATTGAAGACCTTAAAATAGGCGACAAATTAAGTGGAACAATAAGAAATATTACTCAATTTGGAGCTTTTGTTGACATTGGTCTAAAACAAGACGCAATGGTTCATATTTCAAAAATCAGTAAAAGTTTTGTAAAAAATCCACTAGAAGTTTTAAATGTAGGAAAAATTGTTGAAGTTTATGTTATTGATATTGACAAAGAAAGAGGAAGGGTGTCCTTATCAATGATTAAAGATTAG
- the alr gene encoding alanine racemase, with product MNKMIQDRPTYLKVDLDNILFNYNEIKKLFDNKEIMAVIKADAYGLGAKQVGKYLYDNGVKYFAVTTLEEAIELRKNVGDEPLILVLGVINPQNIKYATDKNISLCCPSVDWLKEVILYLDDISKKLKLHLKIDSGMSRIGITTEEEAIEINNLLQDGRIELEGIFSHYANSDDSNIDYDIKQREKFNSLVSNISLKAKYIHQENSAATLRYVKNDYNFNLARVGISIFGQYPSEEIKKISNVKLKNVSSLISRVIHVKKIAPHTKVGYGCTYESSEEEFIATIPIGYRDGLLRRAQGWSVMINGNLCQIVGRVCMDQLMVRCPKKVSVGDEVLFYGSHNNQTLDVEEFANHQNTIHYEIFCVIGSRVPRKYFIANKEVEI from the coding sequence ATGAATAAAATGATACAGGATAGACCAACATATTTAAAAGTAGATTTAGATAATATATTATTTAATTATAATGAAATAAAAAAATTATTTGATAACAAAGAAATTATGGCAGTTATAAAAGCTGATGCTTATGGTCTAGGTGCTAAACAAGTAGGTAAATATCTGTATGATAATGGAGTAAAATATTTTGCAGTTACTACACTAGAAGAAGCCATAGAATTGAGAAAAAATGTTGGTGATGAACCTTTAATTTTAGTTTTAGGGGTAATAAATCCACAAAATATAAAATATGCAACTGATAAAAATATATCACTTTGCTGTCCATCAGTAGATTGGTTAAAAGAAGTTATTTTATATTTAGATGATATTTCAAAAAAACTTAAATTACATTTAAAAATAGATAGCGGTATGTCTAGGATAGGTATAACTACTGAAGAAGAAGCTATTGAAATAAATAATTTATTACAGGATGGTAGAATAGAATTAGAAGGAATTTTTAGCCACTATGCAAACTCTGATGACAGTAATATTGATTATGATATTAAACAAAGAGAAAAATTTAATTCTTTAGTATCAAATATAAGTTTAAAAGCAAAATATATTCATCAAGAAAATTCTGCAGCAACACTTAGATATGTAAAAAATGATTATAATTTTAATTTGGCAAGAGTAGGAATATCTATTTTTGGGCAATATCCAAGTGAAGAAATTAAAAAAATTTCTAACGTAAAATTAAAAAATGTGTCTTCACTTATTAGTAGAGTTATTCATGTTAAAAAAATAGCTCCACATACAAAAGTAGGTTATGGTTGTACATATGAAAGCTCTGAAGAAGAATTTATAGCTACTATACCAATAGGTTATAGGGATGGTTTACTTAGAAGGGCACAAGGTTGGTCTGTAATGATAAATGGTAATTTATGCCAAATTGTTGGTAGAGTATGTATGGATCAATTAATGGTTAGATGTCCTAAAAAAGTTTCAGTGGGAGATGAAGTATTGTTCTATGGTTCTCATAATAATCAAACTTTAGATGTTGAAGAATTTGCTAATCATCAAAATACTATTCACTATGAAATTTTTTGTGTTATAGGTTCGAGAGTTCCAAGAAAATATTTTATAGCTAATAAAGAAGTGGAGATATAA
- the acpS gene encoding holo-ACP synthase, with protein MIYGIGTDIESIERFYEFFDKKNYIEKIYTQSEIEEFNSINNSRRKAEFLASRYAVKEAMSKALGVGISKYFSFKEVEVKKDILGKPMIEYKNFVVHLTISHNKDNVVAFVLLEKEDE; from the coding sequence ATGATATACGGGATAGGAACTGATATAGAAAGCATAGAAAGATTTTATGAATTTTTTGATAAAAAAAATTATATAGAAAAAATTTATACACAATCTGAAATAGAAGAATTTAATAGTATAAATAATTCTAGGAGAAAAGCAGAATTTTTAGCAAGTAGATATGCAGTTAAAGAAGCTATGAGTAAAGCATTGGGTGTTGGAATTTCTAAATATTTTTCTTTTAAAGAGGTTGAAGTAAAAAAAGATATTTTAGGAAAACCAATGATTGAATATAAAAATTTTGTTGTACATCTTACGATTAGTCATAATAAAGATAATGTAGTTGCTTTTGTCTTATTAGAGAAAGAGGATGAATAA
- the yihA gene encoding ribosome biogenesis GTP-binding protein YihA/YsxC, whose amino-acid sequence MLKFNINNVELIISAVSKKQYPEYVLPEVAMCGRSNVGKSSFINTILNRKNYARVSAKPGKTRTLNFFDIDKKLVLVDVPGYGYAKLSKKEKEKLYDMIVEYFVNRGNLQFVLHLLDSRHTPSEDDIMMNEFLNYYQIPFVIILTKTDKISKNELLKNKNKITKFLDLTNNIDIIPFSAVKKLNIDKVLSTINKVVE is encoded by the coding sequence ATGCTAAAATTTAATATAAATAATGTTGAATTAATAATTAGTGCCGTTTCTAAAAAACAGTATCCAGAATATGTTCTTCCAGAAGTAGCTATGTGTGGTAGGTCAAATGTTGGCAAGTCTTCTTTTATAAATACTATTTTAAATAGGAAAAACTATGCTCGTGTTTCAGCAAAACCGGGTAAGACAAGAACATTGAATTTTTTTGATATAGATAAAAAACTTGTTTTAGTAGATGTTCCTGGTTATGGTTATGCAAAACTATCAAAAAAAGAAAAAGAGAAATTATATGATATGATAGTAGAGTATTTTGTTAATAGGGGTAATTTACAATTTGTCTTACATTTATTGGATAGCAGACATACTCCATCTGAAGATGATATAATGATGAATGAATTTTTGAATTATTATCAAATACCATTTGTTATAATATTAACAAAAACAGATAAAATTTCTAAAAATGAATTATTAAAAAATAAAAACAAAATTACAAAATTTTTAGATTTAACAAATAATATAGATATAATTCCATTTTCAGCTGTAAAAAAATTAAATATTGACAAAGTATTATCTACAATTAATAAAGTTGTCGAGTAA